Part of the Amblyomma americanum isolate KBUSLIRL-KWMA chromosome 7, ASM5285725v1, whole genome shotgun sequence genome, CGAAAGCTTTCGAGAGCCGGGACTGCCTTTGCGAGTGTAGAAGTGCCGCGATGCTCGGCACAGTTAAAGCAAGGGCGCGCTCAGAGCGCACGACGGATTCCTATAGAGCCCAGGGCTTCAGTGGATTGCGTGGAGCTACAGAACCAATAGGAGGAAGCGAAGCTGATGCGATCAAATTGTCGATTAAAAACAGGAATGAAACTAGTGTTTCCTGAGAGAAAGGAAGATACGGAAGAGTTAACGATAATAATATGCAGCTGCTGAGAGCTTAAGGAATTCGTCGTGCCTGGAGAGAGTTTCAAGCCTGGCAACACTCGCTGCTAGAGAGTGTAAATAGTGTGTCACTGATTAACAATTACGTGAGGTAGGCCGTTTCAATACGATCGGCCTGCATGTTGAAGCAGGCCCTCCAAAATGTAGCTTCGATCATCCGCAGCAGTCTCTTAAACAGCGCTTCTCTCAATGCCTGTCGTGCTTTCAATGAGCACGAACTAACGCTGATGATCAGTCTTAGAAGAAACAGTTGGCCAGTGTTTGATGCGGTCAGCTTCCAGAGGACATTAGTACGGCCTACGAGATTAACCCCAAGTCCGGCGTGTTTTGCAAATATCGAATGCGCCAATCATCCTCAGTGGCTGTTGTCAGAAGCGCAAGGGAAATATTCACTGCAACACAGGCGGCCTATGTAACTACTTAAAGTTACCTTTATGGTTAGGCACTCCAAGAAGGTATAATTTAGCCCCGAACGGAAGCTTgcctttttgaagaaaaaaagtgttGGAGCCGCTGTTTTAGTTTGCAGAAGAATGGAGTAGTTCTCTGCGCGCCAACACAGTGTAAATTAATAGTACAGGAATGTTCGTGACATCTTAATCACGAGTGGACTGAAATATCTAGCCTGTCCGATTGTCCTACATGGCACATTTCCTGGTGACGCTTGAAACGTTTTCATACGATCTACAGTTCTGTGTGTTATAAAGCAGAGCGGGAATGAAACCAGTGTTTATTATAGCCAATACAAATACGAATTACAGCCAATATTAGCACTTCATATCGGCTGCTACTTGACTAACACTTCTGTCGTACTGAAGAATTAGATAAGTACTTTCCTCACTCCTTGTGGTGAGCACGTTCTCCTTACAAGACCGCTGATGAGTCATCTCACTCGCAGGTAACGTTCTCCGCTCTCTGCCTCGCCGTCCTGGCTAATGCCGGCAACCTTGGCGGTGGCTTTGTTGGCGGTGGTTTCGGCGGATTGGGCGCTGGACTGGGAGGCGGCGTCTACGGGGGAGGACTCGGAGGTGGCCTTGGCGTACACCATGGTGGCGGCTACAGGGGAGGCTACGGCGGAGTGTACGGTGGTGGACTCGGAGGAGGCTACTACGGAGGCGGAGGCGGCGGATACTACGGTGGAGTAAGTGGCGAAAGCTGAATACAATGGGGAAAGTTGCACCGTTAGCCGGGGGTAGCCATAACGCCAACGATGATTGGGGCATGGATCGTTTCTCTTAGCGACAGCCTTGAGACACGCACATACGCGACATGAAGGGATCCACTCTAAGATCTACCTGTACGACGATCTCGTGTGGCCTTTTTAACACACGACATTCATGACATGATGTTGATGTGATGTCTAATGACGAAATACTTTCTTCAAAGCGACCACTGCCTCATTACCAAACAGCCTCGATGTAACGAGTAACGATGAAGCCGGTCACCGCGATAACCCGTGCCTTCCCCGTTTTCCGCAGGGCTACAGGGCGTCTTACGAAGACGTGCGGCCCAAGCCGTTCAACTTCGGCTACGTCGCTCAAGGTCTCGGTGGTTCCAGCTCTCGCCAGGAGGTGGCCGACGGCAGCGGCAGGGTGCAGGGGTCCTACACGATCAGCACGGCTGAAGGCGGACAGAGGAAGGTCAAGTACGCCGCCGACGCGGGCGGCTTCCGCGCCATCGTGGACACCAACGAGCCCGGCACCGCCAGCGAGAGCCCCGCCGACGTGGCCTTCCGGTCGTCCCAGCCGCCCGCCTCCGTGCTTGCGGCCAAGTACGGACCCGTCGGGACTCGCGGCGGGTACGGAGGAGCGGGTTACGGCTATGGTGGCGGCGTGTACGGAGGTGGTGCTGGTGGATACAGAGGCGCCTACGGTGTTGGAGGCCTCGGCGGCTACGGGCTGGGCGGATATGGCGGTGGACTTGGGGGACTGGGTGGCGGAGTCGGCGTCTACCGTGGTGCCGGAGGATACGGAAAGCACGGTGCCGGAGGCGCTGGCTGGTGGTGAACGCGCCATCTGCACCTGCGCGCGACTTAGTGCGCGTGCATGAAATGCAGCGTCCCGCCGTCGACGTGTCTTCGTCCTTCTGTGTACAGGTGTCGGTGTTTTGTCGCGCGCTTGCTAGCGGGTTCACTGCTTCTGGAAGGACCCGCTTTTGCAATGCTGCAGGCTACGGTGTAGGGTCGGGTGTGTTGTGGTCCTTATTTTCGCTCCTTTTAGGAAATAAACGTACCTGTTGCCAACAGAAAAAAATTGCCCTATGATTATGCTTTCTCATTAAACTCTTTGACGAACGCAGCAGTTGCATATGGTGCGCCAATCTGGCGGCCGTTACACCCACGAATCTCTTTTCGCCTACTCAGACCTCTTCTTCTTTCACCAAATCGGTCAGCTTTGGCGTACGTCGTAATACCACATCAATGCGTCGAATAATCACGTGATCTACTGGTTGGGGCGTGCGAGGACTGGCCTGTTGCGTTCCGCGAACCTATTTTCGCTTGTTCTGACATCTATACCCCTCGTTCTCCTTCAGAATGCTCCTCCCGCCTCACCTCGCCATCCTTTCACAAGTAACGCCGACGCCAGCGAACGGGCGCCGAACAGCtgggctgtaaaaaaaaatggttgcgcTGTGGCAATTTCGTCAAAACCATCAGTAGGCTGAAGCAGACTCCTGGCGACTTTGATGAAGTTGACCGATTCGCAGCGTTGACGACCGCAGCTTGGTGTGCAGCCCTTCAGCGTTGCCTAACACTTTCTCGCTGGTTCTAAGAATCGCCATTCCAAAAGGGCAAACAGCCGTCATTGTAATAATGCAGCGGATAATGTTAACGGCGACGTTAACGAAGTGTCTTGGATAGGCACGCGTTCTCTGCCCTGAGTTCCATCGGTGGACTGCCCGCTTTGTCTTCTCTGCCGCGTAGCATCTTCGGTGGAGGGCTGCATACGCTCTTAACTCATCGAAGCTTCGGAGCGGTCATCATGACTTGACTACCGCCACGACTAAACTTGGCAAGTCATGGAGCcctatacaggatgtttcacccaAAACTTCacacattttttaaaaaaaataggctttttaagttAGGCGAGCCTTTTAACCGCATAACATTGTTAGCGGTGTAGTAcgtcagaacacagctaagatgtgctcTCTAGCGAGCTGGtcaac contains:
- the LOC144097630 gene encoding uncharacterized protein LOC144097630 — translated: MWKVTFSALCLAVLANAGNLGGGFVGGGFGGLGAGLGGGVYGGGLGGGLGVHHGGGYRGGYGGVYGGGLGGGYYGGGGGGYYGGGYRASYEDVRPKPFNFGYVAQGLGGSSSRQEVADGSGRVQGSYTISTAEGGQRKVKYAADAGGFRAIVDTNEPGTASESPADVAFRSSQPPASVLAAKYGPVGTRGGYGGAGYGYGGGVYGGGAGGYRGAYGVGGLGGYGLGGYGGGLGGLGGGVGVYRGAGGYGKHGAGGAGWW